A window of Pseudomonadota bacterium contains these coding sequences:
- a CDS encoding HPr family phosphocarrier protein: MAVVVRNVVVSDPRGLHMRPSSAIAEAARGAEGSTITLHYMGRSASATSVLSLMMLAATQGAEIEITAEGERPCQPTVERICQILRTTQVGSHE; this comes from the coding sequence ATGGCCGTCGTCGTACGCAATGTGGTCGTCAGTGACCCTCGCGGGCTGCACATGCGCCCGTCGAGTGCCATCGCCGAGGCAGCGCGCGGCGCCGAGGGCAGCACGATCACCCTGCACTACATGGGGCGTAGCGCCAGCGCCACCAGCGTGCTCAGCCTGATGATGCTGGCCGCCACCCAGGGCGCGGAGATCGAGATCACGGCCGAAGGTGAGCGCCCCTGCCAACCTACGGTCGAGCGGATCTGCCAGATCCTGCGCACCACCCAAGTGGGTTCCCACGAATGA